A DNA window from Capnocytophaga sp. ARDL2 contains the following coding sequences:
- a CDS encoding helix-turn-helix domain-containing protein has protein sequence MTFGERLTQVRKRKSLSQAEVGKKIGINGDAYGRYERNEVKPTIEMAVKIAQALEVSLDFLTGNSDVELDKATLDRVQEVTKLPKKTRITFL, from the coding sequence ATGACCTTTGGCGAACGATTGACACAAGTAAGAAAGAGAAAAAGCCTTTCCCAAGCGGAAGTAGGTAAGAAAATCGGTATCAATGGCGATGCCTACGGAAGATATGAACGCAACGAAGTAAAGCCGACCATAGAAATGGCGGTTAAAATCGCACAAGCTCTCGAAGTAAGTTTGGATTTTCTAACGGGTAATTCTGATGTGGAACTCGACAAGGCTACTCTCGACAGAGTGCAGGAAGTTACAAAGCTCCCGAAAAAGACAAGGATTACATTTTTGTAA
- a CDS encoding CHC2 zinc finger domain-containing protein — MEISEIKQKLTMSNVLHYYGLKTDKQSRISCPFHEDKIPSMQVYYKTQTAYCFSSNCKTHGKSMDVIDFVMHKENSTKAEAINKCKEILGYQKPDSKERYQPELSREQFLGNMYQYFKNAVSNSKPAKDYLQQRNLDFKKTEIGYNAGQFHHGARKDENVIAQCLEYGLLIDKNITGRTGEKAYGVFGKWCICFALKNRNSEVTGLYFRSTLNDKDSRHFYLKNRKGLYPNYPEPNTKKLILTESIIDGASLLQIETITKEYAVLACYGTNGLTEEHQQAIKELPQLEEIIFFFDNDTAGKEAVKKYGAMLKAEYPKLKLTTAEPINKDINETLQGHEESIFIELLNNRTELNFSFSIEDKTTKQLKEPSTGTGNSIDFLKRKHLLKNLNTEIGKAGIVGEENSRMLLFLIIISYLNKNPLHALVQGSSGSGKTHIISRIADLMPQEDVLRFTRITESSLYNWGEFDLFQKVVIIEDLDGLKEDALYALREFISNQVLRSSVTIKDKKGNNKSSHKIVKGQFSSLSATTKGETYEDNMSRSFLIAVDESKEQTQRIIEYQNCRNAGEIDPNESQRTIHFIQQLVRNLKHYEVINPYATKLNLPEKVHKIRRLNEMYQAVIKQVTFLNQYQRKLTKDNQLVTEIEDIEQATEILFESIVLKVDELDGSLRQFFERLKKYVKNENQDFVLRDVRQHLNVSKTQVFRYVQTLTELEYIKQNGGYANKGIKYKISYWDNYQKLRAEIKDFLMNQIQKLKTENNIAPSKPKNKTLSMIVNESV, encoded by the coding sequence ATGGAAATATCAGAAATCAAACAAAAGCTCACAATGTCGAACGTATTGCACTATTACGGCTTAAAGACGGACAAGCAGAGCAGAATAAGCTGTCCGTTCCACGAGGACAAAATCCCGAGTATGCAGGTGTATTACAAAACGCAAACGGCATATTGTTTTAGTTCCAACTGCAAGACACATGGCAAGAGTATGGACGTGATAGATTTTGTAATGCACAAAGAGAACAGCACCAAAGCCGAAGCCATAAACAAATGCAAGGAAATATTAGGTTATCAGAAACCCGACAGCAAAGAACGCTACCAACCCGAATTAAGCAGGGAACAGTTTTTAGGGAATATGTACCAATACTTTAAAAATGCGGTCAGCAACTCAAAACCTGCAAAGGATTATTTACAGCAACGGAATTTAGATTTTAAGAAAACCGAAATCGGTTACAATGCGGGGCAGTTCCATCACGGAGCAAGGAAAGACGAGAATGTAATTGCTCAATGTTTAGAATACGGATTACTGATTGACAAGAACATTACAGGACGTACAGGGGAAAAAGCATACGGAGTTTTTGGGAAATGGTGTATCTGTTTTGCATTGAAGAACAGGAATAGCGAAGTAACAGGATTGTATTTTAGAAGTACGTTAAATGATAAGGACAGCAGACATTTTTACTTAAAGAACAGAAAAGGACTTTACCCGAATTATCCTGAACCGAACACCAAAAAACTAATCTTAACGGAAAGCATTATTGACGGAGCAAGTTTATTACAGATAGAAACCATAACAAAGGAATATGCAGTTTTAGCGTGTTACGGAACAAACGGACTAACCGAAGAACACCAGCAGGCAATAAAGGAACTTCCGCAGTTGGAAGAAATCATTTTCTTTTTTGACAACGATACAGCAGGAAAAGAAGCGGTTAAGAAATACGGGGCAATGCTCAAAGCTGAATACCCGAAATTAAAATTAACCACAGCAGAGCCGATAAACAAAGACATCAACGAAACTTTACAGGGACACGAAGAAAGCATATTTATTGAATTGCTGAACAACAGAACGGAGTTAAATTTTTCTTTTTCAATTGAAGATAAAACAACCAAGCAACTCAAAGAACCAAGCACAGGAACAGGCAACAGCATAGATTTTTTAAAGCGAAAACATTTACTGAAGAACCTGAATACAGAAATCGGAAAAGCGGGAATAGTAGGCGAAGAAAACAGCCGTATGTTATTGTTTTTAATCATCATCAGCTATTTAAATAAAAATCCCTTACACGCTTTAGTACAAGGAAGTTCGGGAAGCGGAAAAACACATATCATCAGCAGGATAGCCGATTTAATGCCACAGGAAGACGTATTGCGTTTTACAAGAATAACGGAAAGCAGTTTATATAATTGGGGCGAGTTCGACCTGTTCCAAAAGGTTGTCATCATTGAAGATTTAGACGGCTTAAAAGAAGACGCTTTGTATGCACTTCGGGAGTTTATATCTAACCAAGTTTTAAGAAGTTCGGTAACGATAAAGGATAAAAAAGGGAATAATAAAAGCAGTCATAAAATCGTAAAAGGTCAGTTCAGTAGTTTATCAGCCACAACAAAAGGCGAAACGTACGAGGATAATATGTCCCGTAGTTTTTTGATTGCAGTTGATGAAAGCAAGGAGCAGACACAAAGAATTATAGAGTATCAGAACTGCAGGAATGCAGGGGAAATCGACCCGAACGAAAGCCAGAGAACAATCCATTTTATACAACAGTTGGTAAGGAACTTAAAGCATTACGAAGTAATCAACCCTTATGCGACAAAATTGAATCTTCCCGAAAAGGTGCATAAAATAAGACGGTTAAACGAAATGTACCAAGCGGTTATTAAACAGGTAACGTTTTTAAATCAGTACCAAAGAAAGCTCACAAAAGATAATCAATTAGTAACCGAGATTGAAGATATAGAACAGGCTACGGAAATCCTTTTTGAAAGCATTGTCTTAAAGGTGGACGAACTGGACGGAAGTTTAAGGCAGTTCTTTGAACGATTAAAGAAGTATGTAAAAAACGAAAACCAAGACTTTGTTTTAAGGGATGTAAGGCAACATCTGAACGTAAGCAAAACACAGGTCTTTAGGTACGTACAAACGCTTACGGAACTCGAATACATCAAACAAAACGGAGGCTATGCCAACAAAGGAATAAAATACAAAATCAGCTATTGGGACAATTACCAGAAGTTGAGAGCCGAAATAAAGGACTTCCTGATGAACCAAATACAAAAGCTGAAAACAGAAAATAATATTGCACCCTCAAAGCCAAAGAACAAAACATTAAGTATGATAGTGAATGAAAGTGTTTGA
- a CDS encoding tyrosine-type recombinase/integrase has translation MNKEDLRLTENLVIVQKGKNSKRRLVPINDTISNELQIFLSSEETKQKAVFLNSKGTRMQTGTLNKQLKKIIKRTDFGKAFTQAELTKIGMHTLRHSIATHLLENGMALEQVQLFLGHSHIESTEIYTHINQNQLNELLSE, from the coding sequence CTGAACAAAGAAGATTTACGATTAACGGAAAACCTTGTTATCGTTCAGAAAGGCAAGAACAGCAAAAGAAGATTAGTCCCGATAAACGATACAATCAGCAACGAACTACAAATTTTTCTTTCATCTGAAGAAACAAAACAAAAAGCCGTGTTCCTGAACAGCAAAGGAACGAGAATGCAGACAGGCACACTAAACAAGCAACTGAAAAAAATCATCAAACGTACAGACTTCGGGAAAGCATTTACACAGGCAGAATTAACCAAAATCGGAATGCACACATTACGGCACAGCATAGCGACACATCTTTTAGAGAACGGAATGGCATTGGAACAAGTACAATTATTTTTAGGACACAGCCATATAGAAAGCACCGAAATTTATACGCATATCAATCAAAACCAACTAAACGAGCTTTTAAGCGAGTGA
- a CDS encoding tyrosine-type recombinase/integrase: MTIREYLQKKYSKSTLNSNLYNIKRFTDYYDKRAEKATYKDVLHYIEYLRKNYDLHRKTLRHCLYAVKIYFNYLLEIGKRKDHPCSELYLKDKINRQIPVDNLYSPETLENFFESYQIKRKKQLETRNKIIISLLIYQALTVNEIAELEVHHINLDKAEIFIKGSKEATSKSPKSRTLPLQAKQILLFYKYLEKDRNNLLKYNLKNPDETAFILGQYGEKIKPHGISRIINENRTENEQIQPMKIRQSVIANLLKKENDTRIVQVFSGHKRASTTVQYKQSELEQLQNAVNNYHPIR, from the coding sequence ATGACAATCAGAGAGTATTTACAGAAAAAGTACAGCAAAAGCACTTTAAACAGCAATCTGTACAACATTAAAAGATTTACGGATTACTACGATAAAAGAGCCGAAAAAGCCACCTACAAAGACGTTTTACATTACATCGAATACCTACGCAAAAACTACGATTTACACCGCAAAACATTACGACATTGTTTATATGCAGTAAAAATCTACTTCAATTATTTATTAGAAATCGGAAAACGGAAAGACCATCCTTGCAGTGAACTGTACCTAAAAGACAAGATAAACAGACAAATCCCGGTTGATAATCTGTACAGTCCGGAAACATTAGAAAACTTCTTTGAAAGCTACCAAATCAAACGAAAAAAGCAACTTGAAACAAGGAATAAAATCATTATCAGTTTATTGATTTACCAAGCCTTAACAGTTAATGAAATTGCAGAATTAGAAGTGCATCATATCAATCTGGACAAGGCAGAAATATTTATCAAAGGAAGTAAAGAAGCCACATCTAAAAGCCCGAAAAGCAGAACCTTACCGTTACAAGCCAAACAGATCCTTTTGTTTTATAAATATCTGGAAAAGGACCGAAATAATTTACTGAAATACAATCTTAAAAATCCTGATGAAACAGCGTTTATTTTAGGGCAGTACGGAGAGAAGATAAAACCGCACGGAATAAGCAGGATAATCAACGAGAACCGCACAGAAAACGAACAAATCCAACCGATGAAGATAAGGCAAAGTGTTATTGCGAACCTTTTAAAGAAAGAAAATGATACAAGAATAGTACAGGTTTTTAGCGGACATAAAAGAGCCAGTACGACAGTCCAATACAAGCAATCGGAATTGGAACAATTACAAAATGCAGTCAATAATTACCACCCAATCCGATAA
- a CDS encoding DUF3997 domain-containing protein — MKIKKIFLYWLVLIIQSCTSDYNKYLGKGYFYRDEGGEIKDILCERPNGKEIPATILDYVYNDEYIIAKQKPKLPQDPLYKEEYEYHYGEESLYFWIIIKKKDIIFGPMNKIEFANKIKKLGINLKFEK; from the coding sequence ATGAAGATCAAAAAAATATTTTTATATTGGCTTGTTTTAATTATTCAAAGCTGCACTTCAGATTATAATAAATATTTAGGAAAAGGGTATTTTTATAGAGATGAAGGTGGTGAAATAAAGGATATTCTTTGCGAAAGACCTAATGGTAAAGAAATTCCTGCAACAATTTTAGATTATGTTTATAATGATGAATATATAATTGCTAAACAGAAGCCAAAATTGCCACAAGACCCTTTGTATAAAGAAGAGTATGAGTATCACTATGGTGAAGAATCTTTGTATTTTTGGATTATTATTAAAAAAAAGGACATTATTTTTGGTCCAATGAATAAAATCGAATTTGCCAATAAAATAAAAAAGTTAGGAATTAATTTAAAATTTGAAAAATAG
- a CDS encoding RHS repeat domain-containing protein: MLKLNLNLYDFHARNYDPAIGRWLNVDPLAEKMPSWSPYRYGFNNPIRYTDPTGMFEVDGEYEITHDKNGKEVRTKVSNLGDDVGIDFNHHLDGDRKGQTEIVNTKNGFTNWIADSRFMRGYTQRDESINWKSVYDEWQSGTGPENSLFFGRDNNMIKDIRKSNLYHGARNDYLKAKSLGF; this comes from the coding sequence ATGTTGAAGTTAAATTTAAACCTCTACGATTTCCACGCCCGAAACTACGACCCAGCCATTGGTAGGTGGCTAAATGTTGACCCGTTAGCGGAGAAAATGCCAAGCTGGTCGCCGTATCGTTATGGGTTTAATAACCCAATCCGATATACCGACCCAACGGGAATGTTTGAGGTAGATGGTGAGTATGAAATTACTCACGATAAAAATGGTAAAGAAGTCAGAACAAAAGTTTCAAATTTAGGAGATGATGTTGGCATAGATTTTAATCATCATTTAGATGGGGATAGAAAAGGTCAAACCGAAATTGTAAATACAAAGAATGGGTTTACCAATTGGATTGCTGATTCACGTTTTATGAGAGGTTATACTCAAAGAGACGAGAGTATTAATTGGAAATCTGTTTATGACGAGTGGCAGTCAGGTACTGGACCAGAAAACAGTTTGTTTTTTGGTAGAGATAATAATATGATTAAAGATATTAGAAAAAGTAATCTTTATCACGGAGCAAGAAATGATTATTTAAAAGCTAAAAGCTTGGGATTTTGA
- a CDS encoding helix-turn-helix domain-containing protein has product MKSISFGKRLTEVRKDKKMSQDEVGKLVGVHGAVIGRYERDEVKPSIEMATQLAEALEVSLDYLVGSTDVLLEKSIVNRVLDIQKLKESEKQHVFALLDAFIKQTKLQSIM; this is encoded by the coding sequence ATGAAGTCAATAAGCTTTGGTAAAAGGCTCACGGAAGTGAGAAAAGATAAAAAGATGTCGCAGGACGAAGTGGGTAAACTCGTTGGCGTTCACGGTGCTGTAATTGGTAGATATGAGCGTGATGAAGTAAAACCATCTATTGAGATGGCCACGCAGTTGGCCGAAGCTCTAGAAGTGTCTTTGGATTATTTGGTAGGCTCTACCGATGTGCTTCTTGAAAAGAGTATTGTAAATCGTGTTCTTGATATACAAAAACTAAAAGAGAGCGAAAAACAACACGTCTTCGCTCTCCTTGATGCTTTTATTAAGCAAACTAAGTTGCAAAGTATTATGTAA